AGGTTAAGAAAATACCGGGCCGCCGGCTTAAACGCTGTTGAAACATACGTACCGTGGAATTTACATGAATATCAAGATGGTGTTTACGACTTCGGCAAAGGGGGAAGTGATTTTCAAGATTTCCTTGACATAGGAGAGTTTATTAACTTAGCTAAAGAAGAAGATCTGTTCGTTATACTTCGACCGGGTCCGTATATTTGTGCCGAATGGGACTTTGGTGGATTACCTTCGTGGTTACTGAGATATGAGGGAATAAAGTTGAGAACAAGCGAACCACAATATATTAAGCTCGTagaaagatatttcaaaaaacttctgAATATAGTATGTCCTCTTCAATTTACTAAAGGTGGAGCCATAATAgcttttcaaattgaaaatgaatatggTAATGTATATGATGGGGTAAAtgaaattgatagaaaatatttagaaaaattgaaagatattttacaCCAAAACGGTGTAGTAGAATTACTTTTTACATCGGATACGCCTTCTAATGGATTCCACGGCACATTGTCTGACGTACTAGCTACTGCTAACTTCCAAAATGAACCATCCAAAGAACTTTCTCTTCTAAAGAAATTCCAACCCAATAAACCCTTAATGGTGATGGAATATTGGACTGGGTGGTTTGATCACTGGGCAGAGAAGCATCATACTAGAACAGTTGAAAATTTTGGCTCTGTTCTGGAAGGTATCTTAAATTTCGGAGCgtctatcaatttttatatgtttcatGGTGGTACTAACTGGGGTTTTTTGAATGGAGCTAACTTGGAAGACAAGTCCAACACAGCTATTGACAATGGAGGTAagtaattcaaacttttaaTCGAACAATTTAAGACTTCGACTTAGGAAGACAGAAtgacaacgatttctctatcctccgggGTTCCAACTCGgctctgcgcattctcaagcatgcgcagtatagataaagcgTATCGatcgagagagaaaatgaatattgtcggcaccccAACGTAGGGGCGTTTTTTCCCAAACCAattgtccatataggagtattaaaTATATGGTAAAAGTATCTTGTATGTCGGATACGtcaacaaataatttgtgacttgttttcaaatttgacacttGACATAAAACTAACCAAAGTTTGTTCCAATTGATTCTTGTGTACAAGCTCAAGAGCGTCGAAACCTTAGACAAGGAAAGACTTCTCATGGGTTTTGTGCACAAGGtacttaataaataattaataataaaagtagaGATATTActcttatatttaagtatattcaCCCAAAAACTAGAGCTATTAAAGTTGATAAAACCATTTTAGAGTTGAATAATTCCTTTTTGACTgatttttgtgtattttattattttgcaaattttgATTCTTGTTGTACTTACTAACGTGTACGACATACcaagaaaaatatcagtttcGTTTTATgctttatttatcattaaatttttcatttttaggttTCCAACCAGATGTTACCAGTTATGATTATGACGCCCCATTGTCAGAAGCAGGAGATTACACggataaatataataaaaccaaagaaataattagtaaatacaataaattgCCTATAAAACAACCCATGATGCCTGAAATATGTAAAAGAATAGCATATCCCAATATAGAAATTATTGGAGAACTATCTCTAAATgatattataaatcaaaaccAGGCagtacaaattgaaaaaatgataccTATGgagttattaaatataaataataattctggTCAGAGTTACGGTTATATAGTCTACAGAAAAACAAATActgatatttctaaaaattcaattttgaaaatcgaaGGACGTGTGTGTGACACTGTTTTGGTTTTGATAAACGgagaactaaaaaataaaattattaccacCAAAGATGATTTGAATGGATTTGGCTATTGGAGAGTGAAAGACTCAACACTTGAACTAGGTGATCGGGATTACAAAAATGCAACATTGGATCTCGTTGTTGAAAACTGGGGAAGGGTTAATTATGGATACTTACAACAATTTAACCAATTTAAAGGAATATGGCAGGGTAATGTACTGATAAACGAGGAAGTAATACAATTCAATGTAGCCATACCACtacaatttgataaaaagtctacaaaaaaatttatcgattgGCAAAAACCGAGTTTTACTGTTGGACCTAAATTATACAAAGGTGTGTTAAATATAGACGAAACAAAAGATACATATATAGATATGAGAGATTGGATTAAAGGGTTTgtgattgttaataattttgtattggCTCGATATTTAACACTAGGTCCCCAACAAAGTGTATATTTACCTGCGCCTTTATTGAAAAAGGgatcaaatgatatttttatatttgaacattttacACCTGCTAAATTGATCAAATTTACTCAAGATTTAATACATGAAGTACACGAATGATTGttatctgtatttttttttatgaataaagatatatattttagtagtttcaatataaatacacaaaGAGTCCTCCTGAAATCCCATTTCAGCTtgccaatgatctgaagactAACTTCAAAAACCTCATTCCAAAATCTTGGCAGCATTACATAACGTTCACCCATCTACTTCTCACCTTTCCCCTtaactttttgaataggagagaagctgtgacaataagaagactccCCATCAACCACCCAAAACTTACGGCTATTTGATATCTTCAGAAAGTCGTCCTATCTGCCAAAGTTGTCACGTTCCTGTGTCTtttaagcacatcctcaccaACTGTAGAGAATTCTCTACTGCATACcagcagtttgatatgaaaaccaacctcaaggagACATTTAACTACCCgacaaaaatgaagaaaatcataGAGTTTTTTAAAGCCACCAAGatgtatgagaaaatataaataattcacgtaatagattttgtaacagtcATTTATTTAACTTTGTATCATATGATTGTTTACTTGTGCCAATGACTAGCGCTGTACAGGCAGCCATTTCAGCCAAGAAACAGAAGTGTGTGCACTTGaattgttttgttattgtatCCTTTTTAATTCAAGTTCATTCACTGtaccttttaaaaatattaatatgggACATATGTGTCCCATCGGTTTTTATTATTGGGATATTATTGTCCCACTGgtacttgaaaaatatctatGCCCAATTCTCAAGGAACgtaatttttatactttcaaaTATCATGATGCACGCTCGTACGAAAGGGTTGGCAAacgaaaaattaatagaattttttaacgAACCAGATCGGAGGATTCAGATGCAGATAAATAATATGTGCCTGGCTTCTCTGGCAGTGATAATTATGAAGAATTGGGACAAAATCCTGGAACTTCAAAACAAACCAAGGTTCCTAAACGAAAGCTGTCGTATCTATCATATATGTCCCACCCTCGAAAATGACCCTACATTTAAAGTTTTTACAGGAGGGGTAGAATATTGTTATTTCTACTTTATTTAACACTTTAAAGTCATGATTTACCCTTTTTTGGAAAGGAAAAACTGGTATTGAGAAGGTTAAATAACTGCTTAAGATTAGTGATTTTGTGAAAGTTATTAAAACCAAATATGGAATGGTGGTTGCGTACCTGGTAGAGGTCTCTATCAACTGTTAGAAATAAAACCGACAAGGTCTCTGATGCTAGACGATAAAAAAGAAGTCAGTCCTCATAAGTTGATAGTTAACTATTTTGTTATGTTATTCAAGTCATCAATTATTGATTTCTTCATTCAATTATTTCGTTTTATATGTtcttgtataaaaataagtgtgtAAAGCAACTCGATGATTATGTTCATATGAATCATTGGATTATACCTCTTGTCGCCAAAAGAGAGATCCgctggaaaaattttttggtagaTAAGGGAAGTTTATAATAGGAAATGCGATTGCTGGAGTTAGCCCTGACATAGGatttgctcctctgcagggctggagTTGTGTGGGGTTGTGTTTGCTGTCCTGGATGGAAAGGAAGTAAAGCTGCGACTATTGGCCGGAAGAGAATGAAAAGACAGCTCTAGCAAGTAAAAACCGTCCTTCTCGGTTTGgggatttttttgttttttgacacatctttgttttgattttttgaaaaattttatttgaatgcGGGGCGGGCTTTAAACAAGGATAATATGAGCATTAttgcaataatttgaaataaaagctTGGGCTATGGTTACTCTAAACGCCGTCAGCCGCGTACAGCGTCACGCCTTACGCCGCGTCACTATGCTTACTATAAAAATGTATTGCTGACGTTGACGGGAATCCGTAGGCGCCATTAAAACTGTTTGCTCCGCATCTCTAGTCATTTCAAACTATTGTAGCGTAAACTTGAAACTCGAAACTCgatgaagaaaaaaacgaattattaATGGAATCAGTCCAATGTTATAGTGCATTATAAATTAAAAGTGATAAGCAGCAACTTCTTCTGATGTAGGCTTAAGATGCCTTTTTGATGCCAGTTGTGTTAAGTATTCCCGCACAAGTTTTACGATATATGTGAATTTTTCTCGATTGacacgaaaatattcaataaatttcgtATTGTTGTCTTTTAAGTGTTCCATTATCAAATTTAGAACCATCCTTCTTCCTTCCTCTTCATAAATAATCGGTGCCTTGTTGCTCTGATTTTTCTTCGTATGCGGTCATCTTGTATTTCCTCTTTAAAATCGCCAAAAGTggaatttatatacaatttatatcaCACAACTACACACTAACAGACGTCGATCGGAACGTTCACGTTCAAGTCGGACGCCGCGCCGCTATAGCATTCAATAGGAGCATAGGATAAGCGGCCTTAGTAGCTCAATAAATTtacaatatcaaatatattattatgagcGAAATTTAAgcataatttgatttaattataatgaactCGGCGTCAGGTTATTTGAATGCCTTTTATAACCTTTAGTCTTATCGTAAAATGAATAAGTGTTTCTGGTAATATTTACCAAATGATTGCTACgggggttgtctgaaaagttttcaGCCTTAACCTAAAGTTGCCAGCAATTACCAAAATATACAGAGTAAGTTTTATATAtgaaacgcctcaattatctcagaGCGGCTTAtacgatttttataatgatttataattattattgttgaaattcaGTGAATGTCAcatggatcgtttatctggaaaagaaagaattgatatttgaatgatataaggatatggtgataggcgtagaagtcaacaaggaacgtgtaatatctttaataatttatattctaaccgaaatcccataccAAGATCTAGTATCAGtaaattagtatataagttcAGTAAAATATTATCTAAATTAGGGCGCagatcaactgaaaacaaatctttaggtGTTTGTGTCGAGTGAGAAGACGATCTACACTTGAGTattagacaaatatccagggaacttgaaattccatccatacaaagtaattttgttcaagagttgtcagatgacgattttgattgacgtgaagagtttgcagacctaatgatggaaaaatgttacaatccaaacgatccaaattttttaagtaatgttatgttttgcgatgaggccactttttatattaatggaaacgtaaatcgggaTCATTGTAgttactggtcacgtaacaatcctcgttggatgtgTGAATCCAatacccaatatcccgaaaaactgaatatatagGCTGAAATAAAAGgcaacaaaataattggtccctttttcattgatgGTCACTTAAATGgtccggcgtatttagatttattggaaaatagtattatacctgagttggctcggatatttccaaatccaagttTTCAATTCCATTAAAAagcttcattattagaaattttgaggcaataacaatatcccaaacgacaatatttggctacaacaagatggtgctcCACCTCATTATACGTGGgtggtgaggcaatacctaaataatgtgttttccagaagatggattggaaggcgtgcTTTGATCGAATGGCccccgcgatcacccgacatgaatctttcagactatttcctgtggggtcaataaaaaacatcgtttataaaacataaCCTGCCCATATTCAGGAATTAAGATTGGATAGGATTgccacagagataagaagaattgagcagtcagggatgttgcaaaacGTATtgcaaagtttcaaaaattgcaTGGCTTGTTTTACtagtaaatggacaacattttgagcatctgctgtaatcgcctttactgtatattttctaaaattcgtaatttttctacttctaacatcacacaaacatttaaagatatGTCTTCCGTTGTTGTAGGCTTActgcgccatgatttggataaatattttactgcaccagtttcgttaaacttactgacactagacgTTGTTACGAgttttgtattagcacataaattattaaagattattcaaattaaacgagtttaatCAATCGTAGCCATCTCAATGTACAACATTTATTGTGGAGATACTGTACATGTGGCTATagctccgaaattatggcatttaggtatagagaatgtaaacaaaaaataatcagtatttcttgaAGATatctaaaaacataaaatatacagggtgatccttttgaaataacaaaattcattgtttttccAGAAagaggaaagatctgacaacgatgtagataccaccataattcCGGTCGTATCACAAGACAACAAGTTGTTTCCGAGATAATCGAGGTCtttcatatataaaactcactctgttaTATAAATGAAAGAGGAGTTGGACACTGTGTACCGAGATTCTGCACCATCATTTATGAATGTAAAATTTTCGGCAGTTGAATTCAAACGTGGGCGTATCAGCGTGACTGACGACGAATGTTCTGGACGGCTAAAAAAAGCGACAACCAGCGATTTCATCAAATTCATAACACTAATGGAATTGTGTTCAAACAAACAGTTGTACGGATTTTTTTGTCCTCGCGCCCATAGTTCCAATCTAACCATACTAGATACTTGGtagaatgtttattttgaaaaacttacGCTTCACTGTGATCTATAAAGGCCACTTGACATAATGTAAGTAAGTCTttgtaaacagtaaaagtaaacaaattcttagcctcaaatttttacaaatattttgtgcctagtttaacaatgaaaataacgaaactaAGTTTTACGAAACTTGCATGAAATAAAAACAgcacaaaaccgataatgtcaaGATCTTACATGAAATAATCAgttgaacttcatctgcgcatgcttttgatcaagaaatattgcggcTTGCATTGCtatgcacgttgtattgcatcgtGTGAAACGGCCTTTAAAATCCATAGTTCGATGATTCTTTCACtataaaacatttctaatagCAGAGTAAAATACGCAAATTCTCATTTAAAATAGATAGAAACTATAagaaaatacttattttaatcACTTTTGCCGTATTATTACCTACAAATTGTTCATCGTGCAGAATATTTCTCTTTAACAGCTGCTGTTTTACATACCCACACTTTATTTTAACCCTCgtaatttgatgaattttaatataatcTGTTAGTTCCTATATATATATCAGATTTGTATTTAAAAGAAGGAAATGGGCAACAGGATTGATAATATTTATCTACTACACAGTATTTTATTTCCGAAACAATTATACATATA
The genomic region above belongs to Diorhabda carinulata isolate Delta chromosome 9, icDioCari1.1, whole genome shotgun sequence and contains:
- the LOC130898175 gene encoding beta-galactosidase-1-like protein 3 codes for the protein MSKGTLKLRTLYEYFTEGGIKTGLSDSKPRFALNNKDIVIYSGALHYFRVPREYWKDRLRKYRAAGLNAVETYVPWNLHEYQDGVYDFGKGGSDFQDFLDIGEFINLAKEEDLFVILRPGPYICAEWDFGGLPSWLLRYEGIKLRTSEPQYIKLVERYFKKLLNIVCPLQFTKGGAIIAFQIENEYGNVYDGVNEIDRKYLEKLKDILHQNGVVELLFTSDTPSNGFHGTLSDVLATANFQNEPSKELSLLKKFQPNKPLMVMEYWTGWFDHWAEKHHTRTVENFGSVLEGILNFGASINFYMFHGGTNWGFLNGANLEDKSNTAIDNGGFQPDVTSYDYDAPLSEAGDYTDKYNKTKEIISKYNKLPIKQPMMPEICKRIAYPNIEIIGELSLNDIINQNQAVQIEKMIPMELLNINNNSGQSYGYIVYRKTNTDISKNSILKIEGRVCDTVLVLINGELKNKIITTKDDLNGFGYWRVKDSTLELGDRDYKNATLDLVVENWGRVNYGYLQQFNQFKGIWQGNVLINEEVIQFNVAIPLQFDKKSTKKFIDWQKPSFTVGPKLYKGVLNIDETKDTYIDMRDWIKGFVIVNNFVLARYLTLGPQQSVYLPAPLLKKGSNDIFIFEHFTPAKLIKFTQDLIHEVHE